In Elephas maximus indicus isolate mEleMax1 chromosome 4, mEleMax1 primary haplotype, whole genome shotgun sequence, a genomic segment contains:
- the APOBEC1 gene encoding C->U-editing enzyme APOBEC-1, producing MTSEKGSSTQDATLRRRIKPWEFEIFFDPRQLRKETCLLYEIKWGTSHKVWRNLGQNTTKHVEVNFIEKFTSERKLCPSISCSITWFLSWSPCWECSKAIREFLRQHPNVTLVIYVARLFQHMDQRNRQGLKDLILSGITVQIMRVSEYHHCWRNFVSYSPGEETYWPRYPPLWMMMYALELHCIILSLPPCLKISRRCQHQLTLFSLTPQKCHYQMIPPYILLATGLIEPPMTWR from the exons GAGAAGAATCAAACCCTGGGAATTTGAAATCTTCTTTGATCCCAGACAACTCCGTAAAGAGACCTGTCTGCTCTACGAAATCAAGTGGGGCACGAGCCATAAAGTCTGGCGAAACTTGGGCCAAAACACAACCAAGCACGTTGAAgtcaattttatagaaaaattcacCTCAGAAAGAAAACTTTGCccatccatcagctgctccatcaCCTGGTTCTTGTCCTGGAGCCCCTGTTGGGAATGCTCCAAGGCTATTCGAGAATTTTTGAGGCAACACCCCAATGTGACTCTGGTTATTTATGTAGCACGGCTGTTTCAACACATGGATCAGCGAAACCGGCAAGGACTCAAGGATCTCATTCTCAGTGGTATAACTGTCCAAATTATGAGAGTTTCAG AGTATCATCACTGCTGGAGGAATTTTGTCAGCTACTCACCTGGGGAAGAAACTTACTGGCCAAGATACCCCCCTCTGTGGATGATGATGTATGCACTGGAACTCCACTGCATAATTCTA agtCTTCCACCTTGTTTAAAGATTTCAAGAAGATGTCAGCATCAGCTCACACTTTTCAGCCTTACTCCTCAAAAATGCCATTACCAGATGATTCCACCCTATATCCTTTTAGCTACAGGGTTGATAGAACCTCCTATGACTTGGAGATGA